The Bacteroidota bacterium genome includes the window CCGCCATTTCCACAGGATATGATTTTTTTCCCCTCTTTAATCGCTTCAACCATGGCATCTCCTGCTTTTTCAAATGCTTCCCAGTTTTTCCCATCCTCCATGAAGATTTTTAAAACTTTTTGAGCATCTTCAAAATTTTTTTTGATCTCTTCAATATCCTTTGCCATAGTTGATTTTATACTTCTTTATTTAAGGCAAAAAAACGAAATTTTTTCGTATTTTCTTATCAGCCAGTTTGGATATTTTTCTACTTTTCTGATTTTTCCTGAGCTTCAATTAATAAGAGTCTGTTTTATAACAAAATAGAGATTGGGCTAAATTGATGAATTTTTAATAAATTTGCTCTGAATTAAAAAAAAGTTTAATGTCAGATATCATAAGACTTTTACCCGATTCGGTGGCTAATCAAATTGCTGCAGGAGAAGTGATTCAAAGACCCGCTTCGGTTGTAAAAGAGTTGATGGAGAATTCAGTCGATTCAGGTGCTGATAAGATAAGTGTTATAATAAAGGATTCGGGTAAGACCTTGGTCCAGGTGATGGATAATGGTTGCGGAATGACTGAAACTGATGCCCGGCTTGCTTTCGAACGACATGCAACCTCTAAGATACGTGATGCTAATGATTTGTTTTCCATCAGGACATTTGGATTCAGGGGAGAAGCTTTGCCTTCAATCGCTTCTGTTGCTGAGGTGGACTTGAAATCCAGGCAGAAGGGAAATGAACTGGGTACCGAACTGGTTATTTCTGCTTCAAAGGTGAGTAGCCAGGAAGCTGTTTCCTGTCCCGATGGTACCAATATTGCTGTCAAAAATTTATTTTTCAATATTCCTGCCCGGCGCAAGTTTTTGAAATCCGATTCTGTAGAGCTTAGGAATATTTTAAACGAATTCCAACGGGTTGTGCTTGCACATCCTGATGTTGAGTTCTCGTTATTCCATAACAATACTGAAATTTATAATCTTCCCAAGGCAAACCTGAGGCAGCGAATTATCCGGGTTTTTGGAAAAAATATGAACCAGGCGCTGGTCGATCTGAATACCGACACCTCCATCATAAAATTGAAAGGCTATATAGGCAAACTGGAATCTGCAAAAAAAACCACCCAGATGCAGTTCTTTTTCGTTAATGGCAGGTTTATGAAACATCCGGCTTTTCATAGTGCCGTGATGAAAGCCTACGAGCAACTGATTCCTTCGGGTATGATGCCGGCATATTTTATTTTTTTTGAAGTCAATCCCGATACTATAGATGTCAATATTCATCCTGCAAAAACCGAGATTAAGTTTGAAGAAGAAAAAGCCATCTGGCAGATCATCCATTCCTCTGTCCGGGAATCATTGGGGAAGAATGATGTGGTCCCGGCTATAGATTTTAATACCCAAGGCCTTATTGATATTCCTTTCTTCAATAAAGAGGCTGAGGTGAAGACTCCTGAAATCAATTACAATCCGTTTTATAATCCTTTTGAAGAAGAAAAAAAGAAAACATATAATCCTAATCCTGCTTCACCAAAGGAAAAAGAAAATTTGTCGAATTGGCAAAAGCTTTATGCCGGACTGGAAACCCGGGAAAGTCATGACAGCTTTGAACAGGGAGGAGGCCGG containing:
- the mutL gene encoding DNA mismatch repair endonuclease MutL, with the protein product MSDIIRLLPDSVANQIAAGEVIQRPASVVKELMENSVDSGADKISVIIKDSGKTLVQVMDNGCGMTETDARLAFERHATSKIRDANDLFSIRTFGFRGEALPSIASVAEVDLKSRQKGNELGTELVISASKVSSQEAVSCPDGTNIAVKNLFFNIPARRKFLKSDSVELRNILNEFQRVVLAHPDVEFSLFHNNTEIYNLPKANLRQRIIRVFGKNMNQALVDLNTDTSIIKLKGYIGKLESAKKTTQMQFFFVNGRFMKHPAFHSAVMKAYEQLIPSGMMPAYFIFFEVNPDTIDVNIHPAKTEIKFEEEKAIWQIIHSSVRESLGKNDVVPAIDFNTQGLIDIPFFNKEAEVKTPEINYNPFYNPFEEEKKKTYNPNPASPKEKENLSNWQKLYAGLETRESHDSFEQGGGRQQEPVLSTADEDCKVASVFFQFKNKYILLSVKSGLMVIDQKRAHERILYEKYLKAFENHQVVEQKSLFPQTVELNAADYTLLLQILEDVNKMGFDIRDFGNNTVVINGYPAEAGNINPHEIIETILNEYKNQVIDSKKNMIEKIASSLAKASAIDYGKSLKPEEMREIFDHLFACALPNFSPSGKNVISIIQTEELEKRF